The following DNA comes from Sandaracinaceae bacterium.
GCGGTCCTCGATGCACGCGTCGATCGCGTCGCCCGGCTGACACCCGCGGTCGTCGCACACGTTGTTCAGGATGTAGATGGCGGGGTTCACGCCCGCGCCGCTGCCGTTGCGCACGTGGAAGTGCCACTTCTCGCCCGCCACCATCTCGACTCCGAAGAAGCCGTCGTTGCCGGGCAGGGGCTGCCCCGTGCAGCCCGCGAGCGCGCTGTCGAGGTCGTCCTCCATGCGCGTGGTGTCCACCACGTAGGACATGTTGGCGCTGACCATGGGCGCGCTGGCCCCGCACGTGTCCGACAACGCGAGCCCGGCCACGGCCGCGTCGGCGTTCAGGTACAGGTCCTGGTCGAAGAGGTTGCAGCCCGCGAGCGCGAGGACACAGAGCGCCAGCGTGAGCCGGGAGGACGGGCGGAGGATGCGGAGTGCAGGCATCAGCGGGTGTAGGGGTTGCTCTCGAGCGTCGGGGTGGGCGGGCTCATGTCGACCATCGGCGCCGGCTCGCTCGGCGCGGCCATGGTCGCTTCCGTGCGGGGGCGCGAGCTGCTGCGCGAGCGGTGGGAGCTCTCGCTCGGAGCCATGCTGGCTTCCGCCGGTTCGTCGCTGGGCGCCGCGGTGTCCGTCCCGGTCTCCGCCACAGCGTCGGTGGGTGCGGCGGCCGGCTCGGCGACCTCGGGGGCAGGCGCTGCCTCCGCGGCTGTCGGGGCAGGGCTCGGCTCGGGCGAGGCCGCCACCGCTGGGGGCGCAGGCGGTGCGCCTGGCGTCACGGTAGGCGCGGTCACGTCCGCCTGACTGGCGCGGAACGCCAAGAACCCACCCACCGCGATGAGCAGCCCCACCACCAGACCGACGATGGCCAGGACCCACGAGCGGGTGCTCGCGCTAGGTCGGGCGCTGGGCGCTGTGTTCGCGCTGGACGGACGGGCTGACGGCGCCGTGGGCCGATCCACGTGGGACTGGAGCGCGATGGTCCTCGAGGTGGGATCGACGCGACCCGGCGGGGGCACGCTGCCGCCCTGCTCGAACCACTCGTCGGAGCCCGCGTGTGAGTTGCGCACGCCCGAGTAGAGCGCCGAGGCCTCGGGCATGGACCCCAGGCGTGGCACCTTGTGCAGGTCGCCGAGGGTCATCGCTGATGGGCAGCTTCTCGATGGCGCTCACGTGCGCACGCACGGCGGCCTGCCGCGCGTCGAGGTCGGCCGAGAAGATGTCGCGGATGCCATCCGCGACGGCGTGTGAACCCACCAGCATTCCGGACTGCGCTGCGGCTTCCGTCAGCGCGTCGATGAACTCGCGGCCGCTCTGGTAGCGCGCCGCGACGTTCCGCTCGAGGGCCTTCATGCACACACGCTCGAGCGCCAAGGGCACCTCGGGGCACACCTGCGACGGAACGGGGATGGGCCGCTGCAGCACCGCCAGGAGGATGCTCATCGTGCCCTCCTCCGACTCGAAGAGCAGCTGCCCGGTGAGGGTCTCCCACAGCACGATGCCGAGCGCGAAGAGGTCCGCTCGCGCGTCCAGCTCGCGGCACTCGGCCTGCTCGGGCGCCATGTAGCAGGGCTTGCCCTTGATGGTGCCCGGACGCGACGAGGTGATGCGCTCGGCCGCGCGGGCCACGCCGAAGTCCGTGATGCGGCCGACGCCGTCGCGCCCGACGAGCACGTTCTGGGGCGAGACGTCGCGGTGCACGATCTCGAGCGGGCGCCCGTCGTCGTCCATCAAGCGGTGGGCGGCGTCGAGCCCGGTGGTGGCGTCGAGCAGGATGCGGATGCCGAGGCGCATGCGCTCCTCGTGTGAGCGCGCGCGGTCGAGCACGTCGTCCATGGCGAAGCCATCGACGTAGTCCATCACCAAGTAGTAGCCGAGCTCGGACTCCCGCACGTCGAGGATGCCGACCGCGTTGGGGTGATGCAGGCGCGCGGCGAGGCGAGCCTCGTCGAGCAGCATGGAGACGAAGTGCTTCTCTTCGGCCAGGTGCCGGTGCAGCAGCTTGATGGCGACCATGCGCTGGAAGCCGCCCGCGCGCGCCAGGCGAGCCAGGTACACCGTGCCCATGCCGCCGCTCGCGATCTCCGCCACGACCTCGTACTGGTCCAGCATGCGCCGCGTGGAGATGCCGTTCGGTTGGGGAGCAGCCATCAGAAGCCTCCTTGCACGACGACCCCGGCTCCGTCCGGAGAGGCCCACACGCTCGCGCGCGCGCGGTCGTCGTCGTCGTCCGCGCCGCCGAAGTCGGTCAGCGCGCCGAGCACCACGGTGGTGACGGCCAACGCGCCCGTCACGCCCACCAGCGCGAACATGCGGCGCCGGCGATCCTGCCCGTCCAGGTAACCCTCGCGCGTGGGGTTGTCCTCGTAGTCGCGGTTGGCCGCGAAGGTGTCCGCCACGGACCACGCGGTGACGCCCGCCAGCGCGGCGGTGACCGCGGCGCTCGACCAGAACACGGCCGGCGCGAGACCGTCCCGCCCCTGCGGCTCGGCCGGCGGCGGCTCCACCGGGGAGTCGAGCGGCTCGCTGCGGGGCTCGGGCTGCGGCGGCTCGGGCGCGGGCGCGGGGGCCTCGAACGTCAGCGACTGGCTGGTCCCCGCCTCGGCGCTGATCTGCTGCTCTGGCGCCCGCCCGGTGGTGTAGCGGGCGCTCACGGCGTGGGCGCCCGGCCGCACGAACAGGCGCCACGTGGCGCGCTCACGCGGGGACTCGACCGCGCCATCGATGAGCACGACGCACGGCTGACCACAGGCCACCTCCAGCTGCGTCAGCTGTGGCTGCGTCGCGTCGAGCACCTCCTGCGAGAGGTTGCGCGTGTCGCGATCGCCCGGGTAGGTGAGGATGGCTTCGAGCGCGAGCGTGGCGGCGCGTGCGTCGTCGCCCGCCAAGCGGCGATTGCGGATGGCGCTGCGCAGCGCTTGTGGGCTGGGCGCCGCGTCGAAGGCCATCTCGAACAGGCGCGCAGCCTCGCCATGATTGCCCGCGAGCTGGGCGCGCTGCCCCGCTTCGTACGCTTGCGCCGCCGCAGCCACGTCCTGGGCCAGCCCGGTGCCGGCCATCAACGTGAGGCCGCAACCGCACAGGAGACCGACCAAAAACCGCCGCGGGCCGGCGACCCGCACGTTGAAACTGCCCATTAGATAGAAAACTCCGACGGCACCAGACGCACATCATGCGCCATTTGGACACAGCTTGCCACGCCCCCCCGTGCGGACCGAGTTCCTGGCCCCGCCCCACTCGCCACGGGGATCAAAATATGCTGGTTGACATATTCCGTGCGGCGCACATGATCCAGGTCATGAGCAAAGGCGACGCGACCCGAGAGCGCATGGTGGAGTCCGCCACCCACCTGTTCATGGCGCAGGGCTACGCCGCGACGGGGCTGAAGCAGATCCTCGAAGAGGGGGACGCGCCCCGCGGCTCCCTCTACTTCCACTTCCCCGGCGGCAAGGAGGAGCTCGCCGCGGCCGTGGTGGAGCGCCACGCCGAGCTGTTCGCGACCCAGCTGGAGGCCGCGCTCGAGGGCGCCGGGGACGTGGTCAGCGCGGTGGGTCTGGTCCTCGCGCACTTGGCCCAGCTGGTCGAGTCCGGGGAAGGGGTGGGCTGCCCCGTGAGCGTGGTGGCGCTCGAGATGGCCGAGCGCTCTGCCACGCTGCAGAAGGCCACCCAGGGCGCGTTCTCCCGTTGGGCCGCGGTGCTCTGGGAGGCGCTGGTCGAGGACGGCATGCCCGAGGAAGAAGCACGCCGACGCGCGCGGGCGCTCTTGTGTGCGGTGGAGGGCGCCCTCGTCCTCGCGCGCCCCGCCGGAGACGCAGGCCCGCTGCGGGACGTGGCGAGCATCGTGCCGGCCCTGCTCGGACGCTGAGTGCTCCCACCGTGGGAGCGGAAGGGGCGCTGATGGCGTCTCGACTCGTGAGGAACCTTGGCAACGGAGAAAAATATGACGACCGACCTACAGATTCAAGAAGTGGCTATGACCGGGGCGACGGGCTTCATCGGCCGCTGGCTGCTGGTGGAGCTGACCCGCCATGGCGTCGCCGTGTGCGCCCTGGTGCGTCGCCCGACGGAGCGCATCGCCGAGCTGCGTGCCTGGGTGGACGCGCGCGGCGGACGTGGCGCGCTCATCCACGGCGCCGAGTTCGACCTCGGCGCGCGAGACCTTGGTCTGGACCACGAGGGGGAGGCGGCGCTCGCGCGCGTCCACGCCCTCTACCATCTGGCGGCGCGCTTCGAGTTCGGGCTGAGCGTGGAGGAGGCGCGGCAGGCCAACGTGCTGGCGTCGCTGCGCTTGGTCGAGCTGCTCGGCGCGCGTCCCGCCGAGACTCGCGTGCGTCGCATGGTGCACCTGAGCGGCTATCGCACGGAGGGCACGCCCGCGCGCGCCCTGGACGTCACCGACGAGCGCGCGCTCCGCGCGTTCTACCGGGCGCACGGGGCCTACGAGGCGTCCAAGATGGAGGCCCACCAACGCGTGGAGCAGCGCGCCCGCGAGCTCGGTGTGCCCCTCACACGCGTCAGCCCCGCCGTCGTCATCGGACACAGCGCGACCGGTGAGACCACCCAGCTCATCGGCTTGGCGGAGACGCTGAAGCAGCTGCGCGACGGCCGCCTGCCCGCCCTGCCTGGCAACGAGCAAACGTGGCTGCCGCTGGTGCCGGTCGACCACCTCGCCGCGTGTCTGGCGCGCGTGCCTGGCGACGCCCCGTCCGAAGGTCGGAACCTCCTGGTGTTCGACGAGGGGTCGCCCTCGATGACGCAGCTCATCGGCCTGGCGGCAGCACCGCTCGGGGTGCGCGCGCCTCGCTTCCACGTGCCCGTGGGCTTGGTGAGGGCGCTGCCACGTTGGCTCTCGGGGGTGGATCGTGAGGCGCTGTCGTTCCTGAGCAGCGATCGCTACGACGCTCAGCCCATCACCGCGTTCGAGCAACGCACGGGGCTCGCGCGCCCGGCCATCGAGGCCGCGTACCTGCGCTGGGTGGCCTACCTGCAGCGCAGCGACTTTGGGGCGTCGCCGCAGCCGGCCTAGAGCCGCGCGCCAGCCGCGCTTTGGCGGCGGGACACCCGGCTCACGTCGGGTCCCGGACGCACGACGGCGCACGGCTCGGTGGGCAGCCCCGCGGTGCACGACACCCGAGGCCTTGACGCGCCCGACGTCGTATCGTATTTCGACGAAATGCGTCAGCGCGCCCCTCGGGCACCCACTCCGAACCCCGAGCTCTGTTGTCCTCCGGCCGCGCCGCCCGTCGCGCTGCCAGCGGACGACGGTGAGGCCGACCGTGCGCTTGCACGGCTCGCGAAGGCGCTCGGGCACCCGGCGCGGGTGAGCATCGTGCGCACGCTGCTGCGTCGGGACACGTGCGTGGCGGGGGAGCTGGGGGATGCGCTGCCCCTCGCGCAGTCGACGGTCTCCCAGCACCTCAAGCAGCTCAAGGAGGCTGGCTTGATCCGGGGCGAGGTGTCGGGCCCCCGCGTCTGTTACTGCGTGGAGCCCGGTGCGGTCGCGCTCCTCAAGGCCTTGGTGGGTGCGCTCTAGCGCTGCGCCCGACGTCACGGAGCATCGAGCACACACCCATGGGTCTCTTCGAACGCTACCTCTCCCTCTGGGTCGCGTTGGCCATCGCGGCCGGCGTAGGCCTCGGCCTGATCGCGCCAGGCGTGTTCACGTCGGTCGCGGCGCTCGCGTGGGCCCGCGTCAACCTCGTCGTGGCCGCGCTCATCTGGCTGATGATCTTCCCCATGATGCTCAAGGTGGACCCGTCCTGCCTGCGCGACGTGGGGCGCAGGCCGCGTGGGCTGCTGCTGACGCTGGTGGTCAACTGGCTCATCAAGCCGTTCACCATGGCTGCCCTCGGTGTGTTGTTCTTCCAGCACGTGTTCGCGGACCTGGTGCCCGTGGAAGACGCGCAACAGTACGTGGCAGGGATGATCCTGTTGGGGGTCGCGCCGTGCACGGCGATGGTGTTCGTGTGGAGTCACCTCACGGCGGGGGATCCGAACTACACGCTGGTGCAGGTGTCGGTGAACGACCTGATCATGGTCTTCGCCTTCGCACCCCTCGCGGGCTTCCTCTTGGGCGTGACCGACGTGGTGGTGCCGTGGGACACGCTGATCGCGTCGGTCGTGATCTTCGTCGTGGTGCCCCTCGCGGCGGGGGTGCTCACGGCCCGACGGCTCATCGCCCGTGGCGGGGCCGTAGCGGTCGAGCGCCTGGCCGAGCGGCTCAAGCCGGCGTCCATCGCCGGGCTGCTGCTGACGGTGGTGCTGCTGTTCGGCTTCCAGGCGGAGACCATCGTGGCGCAGCCCACGCGCGTCGTGCTCATCGCCGTGCCGTTGGTCGTGCAGAGCTACGGGATCTTCGCCATCGGTTACGGCCTCGCGCGGCTCTTGCGTTTGCCGTTCGCGGTGGCGGCACCCGCGGCCATGATCGGCACGTCCAACTTCTTCGAGCTCGCGGTGGCGGTGGCCATCAGCCTGTTCGGGCTCGCGTCGGGCGCGGCGCTGGCCACCGTGGTCGGTGTGTTGATCGAGGTCCCGGTGATGCTCTCGCTGGTGGCCTTCGCGAACCGTACGCGCGCTTGGTTCCCTGTCGACGCGCAGGGCGCCGGCGCGTCCTCTCACGCCCTCTCGGAGGCCCCATGACCCCAGCGTTCCAGAGCGTGCTCTTCCTGTGCGTGGCCAACTCGGCGCGCTCCCAGATGGCCGAGGCCCTGGCTCGTGATCTCTTCGGCCCCGACGTGCGCGTGCAGTCGGCAGGCTCGCGGCCCACGCGCGTGAACCCCTTCGCCACGCAGGCCTTGGCGGAGCTCGGCCTCGACACCGCGCAGCAGCGCTCCAAGTCCGTGGACGATATCGACCCGGCCAGCGTGGACTTGGTCATCACGCTGTGCGCAGAGGAGGTCTGCCCCGTGTTCCTCGGCGGCGCAGCGCGCCTGCACTGGCCGCTGACCGATCCCGACCGCAAGCACGAGGTCCTGAGCGACGACGAGCGCCTCGCGCACTTTCGCACCACGCGGGACGAGCTGCTGGAGCGACTGCGCGCGCTGCGTGATGCGCGCGGAGCCAATGAGCGCACCCCGAGAGAGAACCGGGGCGCCGCACCCCCTGCGGACAGCGCCAGCGCTCCACGAGCACCGAGCCCGAGCGAGCGGTCGCACCCGGCCGCGTCTACCGTGGGAGAAGAGCCATCATGAGCGTCCGCTACGGCGCCCCGCCGCCCCTCGCGGTCCCCGTGTTCCCCGAGGCGCAGCCACGGCACGAGCCCCCTCGCATCCTCATGCTGTACGGCTCCCTGCGGGAGCGCTCCTACAGCAGGCTGTTGAGCGAAGAGGCCGCGCGGGTGCTCACCGACCTCGGCTGCGACGTGCGCTTCTTCCACCCGCACGAGCTGCCCGTGAAGGCGCCCGGGCTGGACGAGCACCCCGAGGTGCAGCGCCTGCGCGAGCTGTCGCTGTGGTCCGACGGCCAGGTGTGGTGCTCGCCCGAGATGCACGGCGCCATCACCGGCGTGTTCAAGAACCAGATCGACTGGATCCCCCTCGCGCTCGGCGCGGTCCGGCCCACCCAGGGACGCACGCTCGCCGTCATGCAGGTCTCGGGCGGCTCGCAGTCGTTCAACGCCGTGAACACGCTGCGGCTGCTCGGGCGCTGGATGCGCATGATCACCATCCCGAACCAGTCGTCCGTGGCCAAGGCCTACGACGAGTTCCACGAGGATGGCCGGATGAAGGACTCCGCGTACCGTGACCGCGTGGTGGACGTGATGGAGGAGCTCTACAAGTTCACGCTGCTCACACGCGACCACCGCGAGTTCCTCGTGGACCGCTACAGCGAGCGCCGGGAGGCCGCAGCCAAGGCCGAGCTGCTGAAGCCCGAGACGCTGTAGCCCGCCCGCGCGAACAACGCTCGACGCGGCGCGAGCGTTCCGAGCGTCGTGCTCGTGAGCGGCGACAGTCGTCGACTACCCGACGAACAGCGCCGAGAGCGAGAGGTCGTCTCCGAGGCTGATGGAGAGGTTCGGGCGGACGACGACCGACCGCACGCGCTCGCCGTCGACCAGCGTGCCGTTGGTGGACCCGAGGTCCAGCGCCCGCAGCTCGTCACCGTCGTAGACGAGCAGCGTGTGCACCCGCGACACGGAGTTCGGCAAGGGGCGGTCGCCCAGGTCCCAGCAGCGCGGGTAGCGGCCCAGCAGCACCCCAGCATGCAGCTGGGCGGGGGTCAGCACCAACGCGCCGAGGCTCTCCCCGTCGAGCGACACATCGAAGGCGCTCGCGCCCGCACCCTCGGCTGCGGGCAGGTCCACCGACACGCTGCTCCCCGGCGGCGCGCTCCCCAAGAAGGAGCCCTCGCGAGGCGCGCGGACACCGGGGAGCTCGGAGATGACGCTGACCGCATCGCCGCGGTGCGACCCTCGTGGACGTCGCGCCTGCACCAGGCCGTGTCCGCGTGGGGCCTTGTGCGCTTCGGCTCGAGGTTCGACCCCGACCAGCTCGGGTGGGGGCAGCGCGTCGGGCAGCGCCTGGCCTGGCTCGTCGGGCAAGAAGTAGAACAACGCGGTACCCAGCTGGGCCGCGAAGGGCCCGCTGGCCGAGAGGCCGCGCACGCTGCGCCCGTCGTGCAGGACGATGCCCGTGGGGGACTCCAGGTCCAGCAGCGTGAGCGCCAGGTCTCCGTCGGTCCGATGCGCGCGCAGCAACGCGTGCCGCAGCGACACCGTGGTGCGCGCGTCGGACACTCGCAGGTCTACCTCGGAGTGTCGACCGAGGACGGCGTGCGCGTGCGGCGCGACCGAAACGAAGCCGAGCACCTCGCGCCCCTGGGCGTCCACGACCCAGAAGCCTGCTTGCAGGGGCGTCGTTCGCGCCCGCGTGTCCTCCACCAACGAACGGATGGCGGGGTAGAGGCGACCCGCGAGCCGCGGTGGGATCACCAGCTCGTCGGCGGGGCCCACCAGTGTCCCCCGGTTGCGTTGGTCGTCGTTCACGGCGCGTCCATTTGAGAGGATGGGGAACGCACCACCCGGCAGCAAGGGCCACGCGACGGAGGCGCGGCTTGCGCCGAGTCCCACCCACGGCTCACCCTCCCCGCGATGGACGCGAAAGCGCAGCTGTTTCTGACGGTCTCGGTCGGAGCGATCATGCTCACCATGGGCCTCGGCCTGACCCCCGACGACTTCCTGCGCGTCGGCTCGCGACCACGCGCTGTCGTGGTCGGGTTGGTTGGCCAGCTCGTGCTGCTGCCGGCGCTGGCGTTTGCGTGCGCCTTCGGCTTCGGGCTGCCGCCGCAGCTCGCGCTGGGGCTGGTGCTGATCGCGGCCTGCCCTGGCGGTGCCCACAGCAACCTCTACGCCAGCTTCGCCAAGGCCGACACGGCGCTGTCGGTCACGCTCACCGCGCTCAGCGGCATCGTCACCATCGTCACCATCCCGCTGCTGCTGACGCTCGGCATCCGCGTGTTCGCGGCGGATGGGTCCATCCCACCCATGCCCATCGGCGCGACCATGGCGCAGATCTTCCTGGTGATGGGCCTGCCGGTGGCGCTGGGCATGGGGGTGCGTGCGCGCAGTGAGCGCTGGGCGCGGCGCCTCGAGCGCCCCATCAAGGGGCTGGCCACGCTGCTGCTGGTGCTCATCGTGGTGGGCTCGCTGCGTGGGCACGGAGAACGCCTGAGCGCGGCCATGGTCTCCTCCGGGGCCGCGGTGCTCACGCTCAACCTGGGGTCCATGGCGCTCGGCTGGGGGCTTGCCCGGGCGGCCGCGCTGCCCGTCCCGCAGCAGCTGACCGTCGCGCTCGAGGTCGGCATCCAGAACGGCACGCTGGCGTTCGTGCTGGGGGTGTCGCTCATGGGCGGGGACCTGGCGCTCTTGCCGCCGGTGTTCCTGTATTCCCTGGTGGTCTACCCCACGGGCGCGGTGGTGGTGCTCATGGGCCGCGCGCTGCAGCGCTCCGCCCCCGGCGTAGATGCAAGCGCCCCCGACGAGGCGGCCTCGTGACGCCGCGCGAGCGGGCGGCCGTCTTCGGCTCCTGGGTCCTGCTCGGCACCATCATCGGCGTGCTGGCGGGTGCGGCCTCGGCGTTGTTCCTGTGGCTGCTGGAGCTGGTCACGGACTTCCGCGGGGGTCACGAGCTGATCGTCTACACGCTCCCCGTCGCGGGCTTCGCCATCGGCTGGGTCTATGAGCGCTGGGGTCGCAGCATCAAGGGCGGCAACAACCTGGTGATCGATCGGCTGCGCGACGGAGGCCCCGAGATCCCGGTGCGCATGGCGCCCATGGTGCTGATCGGCACGGTCCTCACGCACCTCTTCGGCGGCAGCGCCGGCCGCGAGGGCACGGCCGTGCAGATGGGCGCGAGCCTGGCGGACTGGGTAGCGCATCGCGCGCGCGTATCCCCCGCCATGCGCGGGCAGCTGCTGGCCGCGGGCGCCGCGGGGGGCTTCGGCTCCGTCTTCGGGACACCCATCGCGGGGGCCATCTTCGCGCTCGAGTTCGTGGTGGTCGGGCGCGTGCGCTACACGGCCCTGGTGCCAGCGCTGCTCGCGTCGCTGGTGGGCGACATGACCACGCGCGCGCTGGGCGTGGGGCACACGCACTATCCGTCGCCGCCCGAGGTGGTGCTCACGCCGCTGCTGCTCGCGAAGTGGGTGCTGTTCGGCGTCGCTGCCGCGGGTGCCACGGTGGCGTTCATCGAGCTGATGCGCTTCTTGAAGACGCACACGGAGCGGCACGTGAAGACGCTCGCCGCGCGCATGTTCGTGGGCGGGGTCGCGGTGGTGCTGCTGTGGAAGCTGGTGGGCACCAGCGACTACCTGGGCCTCGGCGTGCCGGTCATCGTGCGCGCCTTCGAGGACCCGCAGCTGCCCGTGTACGTGTTCGCCCTGAAGCTGGTGTTCACGGCGGTCACCCTCGCGGCGGGGTACCTGGGCGGTGAGGTCACGCCGCTGTTCTTCGTCGGCGCAGCGCTCGGTAGCGTGCTCGCGCGCTTCTTGGGCGTGCCCATCGAGCTGGGCGCTGGCGTGGGCCTCGCCGCCGTGTTCGCCGCGTCCGCCAACGCGCCGCTCGCGCTCTCGGTCATGGCCGTGGAGCTGCTGGGGGCCACGGTGCTGCCTCACGTGGTCGTGGTGTGCGTCGTGGCTTTTCTGCTCTCCGGCCGGCGCAGCATCTATGCTCACCAACGCT
Coding sequences within:
- a CDS encoding serine/threonine protein kinase → MAAPQPNGISTRRMLDQYEVVAEIASGGMGTVYLARLARAGGFQRMVAIKLLHRHLAEEKHFVSMLLDEARLAARLHHPNAVGILDVRESELGYYLVMDYVDGFAMDDVLDRARSHEERMRLGIRILLDATTGLDAAHRLMDDDGRPLEIVHRDVSPQNVLVGRDGVGRITDFGVARAAERITSSRPGTIKGKPCYMAPEQAECRELDARADLFALGIVLWETLTGQLLFESEEGTMSILLAVLQRPIPVPSQVCPEVPLALERVCMKALERNVAARYQSGREFIDALTEAAAQSGMLVGSHAVADGIRDIFSADLDARQAAVRAHVSAIEKLPISDDPRRPAQGATPGVHARGLGALLGRAQLTRGLRRVVRAGRQRAPAGSRRSHLEDHRAPVPRGSAHGAVSPSVQREHSAQRPT
- a CDS encoding TetR/AcrR family transcriptional regulator, which translates into the protein MSKGDATRERMVESATHLFMAQGYAATGLKQILEEGDAPRGSLYFHFPGGKEELAAAVVERHAELFATQLEAALEGAGDVVSAVGLVLAHLAQLVESGEGVGCPVSVVALEMAERSATLQKATQGAFSRWAAVLWEALVEDGMPEEEARRRARALLCAVEGALVLARPAGDAGPLRDVASIVPALLGR
- a CDS encoding SDR family oxidoreductase; amino-acid sequence: MTTDLQIQEVAMTGATGFIGRWLLVELTRHGVAVCALVRRPTERIAELRAWVDARGGRGALIHGAEFDLGARDLGLDHEGEAALARVHALYHLAARFEFGLSVEEARQANVLASLRLVELLGARPAETRVRRMVHLSGYRTEGTPARALDVTDERALRAFYRAHGAYEASKMEAHQRVEQRARELGVPLTRVSPAVVIGHSATGETTQLIGLAETLKQLRDGRLPALPGNEQTWLPLVPVDHLAACLARVPGDAPSEGRNLLVFDEGSPSMTQLIGLAAAPLGVRAPRFHVPVGLVRALPRWLSGVDREALSFLSSDRYDAQPITAFEQRTGLARPAIEAAYLRWVAYLQRSDFGASPQPA
- a CDS encoding winged helix-turn-helix transcriptional regulator — protein: MRQRAPRAPTPNPELCCPPAAPPVALPADDGEADRALARLAKALGHPARVSIVRTLLRRDTCVAGELGDALPLAQSTVSQHLKQLKEAGLIRGEVSGPRVCYCVEPGAVALLKALVGAL
- the arsB gene encoding ACR3 family arsenite efflux transporter; protein product: MGLFERYLSLWVALAIAAGVGLGLIAPGVFTSVAALAWARVNLVVAALIWLMIFPMMLKVDPSCLRDVGRRPRGLLLTLVVNWLIKPFTMAALGVLFFQHVFADLVPVEDAQQYVAGMILLGVAPCTAMVFVWSHLTAGDPNYTLVQVSVNDLIMVFAFAPLAGFLLGVTDVVVPWDTLIASVVIFVVVPLAAGVLTARRLIARGGAVAVERLAERLKPASIAGLLLTVVLLFGFQAETIVAQPTRVVLIAVPLVVQSYGIFAIGYGLARLLRLPFAVAAPAAMIGTSNFFELAVAVAISLFGLASGAALATVVGVLIEVPVMLSLVAFANRTRAWFPVDAQGAGASSHALSEAP
- a CDS encoding arsenate reductase ArsC, whose protein sequence is MTPAFQSVLFLCVANSARSQMAEALARDLFGPDVRVQSAGSRPTRVNPFATQALAELGLDTAQQRSKSVDDIDPASVDLVITLCAEEVCPVFLGGAARLHWPLTDPDRKHEVLSDDERLAHFRTTRDELLERLRALRDARGANERTPRENRGAAPPADSASAPRAPSPSERSHPAASTVGEEPS
- the arsH gene encoding arsenical resistance protein ArsH, whose translation is MSVRYGAPPPLAVPVFPEAQPRHEPPRILMLYGSLRERSYSRLLSEEAARVLTDLGCDVRFFHPHELPVKAPGLDEHPEVQRLRELSLWSDGQVWCSPEMHGAITGVFKNQIDWIPLALGAVRPTQGRTLAVMQVSGGSQSFNAVNTLRLLGRWMRMITIPNQSSVAKAYDEFHEDGRMKDSAYRDRVVDVMEELYKFTLLTRDHREFLVDRYSERREAAAKAELLKPETL
- a CDS encoding FHA domain-containing protein → MNDDQRNRGTLVGPADELVIPPRLAGRLYPAIRSLVEDTRARTTPLQAGFWVVDAQGREVLGFVSVAPHAHAVLGRHSEVDLRVSDARTTVSLRHALLRAHRTDGDLALTLLDLESPTGIVLHDGRSVRGLSASGPFAAQLGTALFYFLPDEPGQALPDALPPPELVGVEPRAEAHKAPRGHGLVQARRPRGSHRGDAVSVISELPGVRAPREGSFLGSAPPGSSVSVDLPAAEGAGASAFDVSLDGESLGALVLTPAQLHAGVLLGRYPRCWDLGDRPLPNSVSRVHTLLVYDGDELRALDLGSTNGTLVDGERVRSVVVRPNLSISLGDDLSLSALFVG
- a CDS encoding bile acid:sodium symporter family protein, producing the protein MDAKAQLFLTVSVGAIMLTMGLGLTPDDFLRVGSRPRAVVVGLVGQLVLLPALAFACAFGFGLPPQLALGLVLIAACPGGAHSNLYASFAKADTALSVTLTALSGIVTIVTIPLLLTLGIRVFAADGSIPPMPIGATMAQIFLVMGLPVALGMGVRARSERWARRLERPIKGLATLLLVLIVVGSLRGHGERLSAAMVSSGAAVLTLNLGSMALGWGLARAAALPVPQQLTVALEVGIQNGTLAFVLGVSLMGGDLALLPPVFLYSLVVYPTGAVVVLMGRALQRSAPGVDASAPDEAAS
- a CDS encoding chloride channel protein, with amino-acid sequence MTPRERAAVFGSWVLLGTIIGVLAGAASALFLWLLELVTDFRGGHELIVYTLPVAGFAIGWVYERWGRSIKGGNNLVIDRLRDGGPEIPVRMAPMVLIGTVLTHLFGGSAGREGTAVQMGASLADWVAHRARVSPAMRGQLLAAGAAGGFGSVFGTPIAGAIFALEFVVVGRVRYTALVPALLASLVGDMTTRALGVGHTHYPSPPEVVLTPLLLAKWVLFGVAAAGATVAFIELMRFLKTHTERHVKTLAARMFVGGVAVVLLWKLVGTSDYLGLGVPVIVRAFEDPQLPVYVFALKLVFTAVTLAAGYLGGEVTPLFFVGAALGSVLARFLGVPIELGAGVGLAAVFAASANAPLALSVMAVELLGATVLPHVVVVCVVAFLLSGRRSIYAHQRWPEERP